The [Clostridium] colinum genome includes the window GACATATCAAATGATATAAATGGATTAATACACGCTACTAGTCAAGTTTTTAACAGCATTGTTGATACAGTAGAAAACTTTTTATTATCATCAGAATATTTAGCCAATGATATAATTAACACATGGGAAGATATATCTAATGTTAATGAAAAAAATATTGATATAATTAAGTCTCAATTAGATTTTATATCTAAAAGAGCTAGAAAAATAATTGATATTAATAATGATATTTCTAGAATATTAACAGATATAAATGATAAATTGCCTATAAGAATAAAAAAAGTAGATGAATTTATTGAAAGGTTAAAAACAGTTAATAAAGGCTTAAACAATGTTATATCAACTAGTGAAAATATAGAGACTATAATAAATAGTGGAAATGAAATATCAGATAGTTTAAGAGCTAGTATGTCTAATCAAATAGACCAAGCAAAGAAAGATATAATAAATACTAAAGATTTATATAGAGATAATATAAAGCCTAGCATAGATTATGAAGCAGAAAAAATGTATAAAACATTAGTAGACTTTAATATATTATCTAAAAACGCATCAGCAACAATATCTCAATTAGATAAAATTTTAGACGGAATATATAAAACTTTGGAATCGGCACAAAAAGCTATAGAAAGTACTACAAAAACTATAGAATTAAGCCAAAAAGATATTAATAGCCTTAAAAATAAAATTGAAGATATAAAAGCAGATGAAAAGTTAAAAGAACTAGGGAAAATTTTAGAAAATGACCCAAGTGTTGTAGGTAAATTTATATCTGCACCAGTACAAATAGAAAATATACCTTTTTATGAAATATCTAATTATGGCTCTGCTATGACACCTTTTTATACTATATTATCATTTTGGGTAGGTGGAGTATTATTAGTATCTCTTTTAAAAACAAGGGTTTATGAAGATGATAAAATAAAAAATGTAAAACCATATCAAGCTTATATAGGAAGATATTTTTTATTTATGACAATAGGAATTATACAGGCTATAATTGTTTGTGTAGGAGATTTATTAATACTAAAGGTACAGTGTTTAAATCCTATATTATTTATTTTAGCTGGTATAGTTGCAAGTATTGTATTTATAAACATAATATATACATTAGTCGTTTCTTTTGGTGATGTTGGTAAGGCAATGTGTGTATTTTTACTTGTTATACAAGTAGCGGGAGCCGGTGGTACATTCCCAATAGAAGTAACTCCAGACTTTTTCCAAAAAATAAATCCATATCTACCATTTACATATGCAATAAATGCTATGAGAGAAACTATTGCAGGCATTTATGAAAATGCTTATAAATTAGATATTATAAAGCTACTTAGCTTTTTACCTTTTTCATTAATATTAGGTTTATTTTTAAGAAAACCTCTTATAAAAGTAAATGAATTTTTTGAAGAAAAATTAGAAGAAACACATTTAATGTAATTTAATTTTTATAATAAACTATTAATAATTTATTATAGTAAATTTATAAGAATATAATATAAATAATACTTTAAAGTTAAGAAAGATTATAGAAAGTAGAAAAACTTATGAAAAATAAAAATATTATACTTTATAATTTAATATTTCCGTTTTGGTTAATGTTAATATTTCCACCAATTTTAATTCCGACAGCAATAGGAAATTTTATTGTAGACTCAATAGTAGTTTTATTAGCTATGAAATTTTTAAAAGTAGAAGATATATTTAAAAACTATAAAATTTCTATATATAAAGTTTGGATATTTGGATTTATATCAGATATTATAGGTGGGATATTTATGATTTTAGGTTATAGTATTAATGTATCACCTGAAAGTAAATATAGGGATTTTGTTTATAAATTTACTTCAAATGTATTTTATAATCCATTTGATAATATATTTAGCTTCACATATGTTGTAATATGTATGATAATATCTTCAATTTTTATTTACGTATATAACACAAAGATAACTTTAACTGAAACTAACCTTAGTAATAAACAAAAGAAAATAGTATCACTAGCATTAGCAATAATAACTTGTCCTTATTTATTTTTATTACCTACAGCACCTTTTATAAAGTAAGTTTTAATTAAAATTAAAATTTTTACAAAATTTAAAAAAATACTTGCAAATATATTTAGTATATGCTATAATTTGATTGTTGTGACATAAGAGCGAAGAAATAGAAGGTTGTTACCTTAATTGGTAAGTTTTTCTATGGAGCGATGTCCAGTTCAAGAAACCGGGCGACAAGTCACTGTGTATATCGAATATTTGTAAGTATTTTTATTTGTATAAATACTTATCAATAGGTATATTATGCCTATTGTGTTATTGATGTGTGCAGTCACCGCTTGTCGTACTACGAATTTAAAAGTGCGAAAAGGAGGGGACTTTTTTTATGGCTAATCAAAAGCTTAGAATCAGTCTTAAAGCTTATGACCATAAGTTAATCGACCAATCTGCTGTACAAATTATTGAAACTGCTAAAAAAACAGGTGCTCAAGTGAGTGGTCCTATACCACTTCCTACTAAAAAGGAAGTTGTTACTATCTTAAGAGCGGTTCATAAGTACAAAGATTCTAGAGAACAATTTGAGCTTAGAACTCATAAAAGATTGATTGATATTTTAATGCCAACTCAAAAAACTATGGATAGCTTAAGCCGTCTTGATTTACCAGCTGGCGTTGATATTACTTTAAAAATGTTATAATTTTTAGTAATAAATATCAATAATATTGTTTATGAAATGGTTATAACGTAAATAATAATTACAACAATTATAAATGTAATTAATCCAATTTGGTTTATATAAGTTCGCCTTATATTTGCCTAGAATGATTACTCAAATATTTAGTGGGGTAATCCGCTGTAGACTACGGAGGTGTAATTTAATTATGAAAAAAGGCATTATTGCTAAAAAAATTGGTATGACACAAATATTTGCAGAAAATGGTATACTTATTCCAGTTACTGTTTTAGAAGCAGGTCCTTGTGTTGTTACTCAAAAGAAAACAATGGAAAATGATGGATACGAAGCTATACAAGTAGGTTTCGGTGAAATTAAAGAAAGCAAAGTGAACAAACCTACAAAAGGACACTTTGAAAAAGCATGTGTTGCTGCTACAAAATTATTAAAAGAATTTAAATTTGAAAACGCTTCTGAATATGAGCTTGGAGCATTAATCAAAGCAGACATATTTGAAGCTGGTGACAAAATTGACGTTAGTGGCGTATCTAAAGGAAAAGGGTTCCAAGGCGCTATTAAAAGACATAATCAACACAGAGGTCCTATGGCTCACGGTTCTAAATACCACAGAGGTGTTGGTTCTTTATCTTCTGCAACTACTCCTGGTAAAGTTAAAAAAGGTAAAAAAATGCCTGGTCATATGGGTGCAGAAAATGTTACTATTCAAAACCTTGAGGTTGTTAGAGTAGATGCTGAAAAGAATTTAATTCTTGTTAAAGGTGCTGTTCCTGGCAACAAAGGTTCAATTCTTGTTATTAAAGAAAGCGTAAAGGCTTAATTAATCTTTACGAAAGGAGGAAAACCTAAATGGCAATAACTGTAAAAGTTTTAAATATGAGCGGAAGCGAAGTAGGCTCTATTGAATTAAATGAAAATATATTTGGTGTTGAAGTAAACGAACACGTTATGCATCAAGCTGTTGTTCAATACTTAGCTAACCAAAGACAAGGTACTAAAAGCGCTAAAACACGTGCTGAAGTTCGTGGCGGTGGTAGAAAACCTTGGAGACAAAAAGGTACTGG containing:
- the rpsJ gene encoding 30S ribosomal protein S10 gives rise to the protein MANQKLRISLKAYDHKLIDQSAVQIIETAKKTGAQVSGPIPLPTKKEVVTILRAVHKYKDSREQFELRTHKRLIDILMPTQKTMDSLSRLDLPAGVDITLKML
- a CDS encoding YhgE/Pip domain-containing protein; this encodes MKNIFKITYRDFKNIIKNPIALAVILGACFIPALYAWFNIKASWDPYGSTNGLKVAVANNDIGTEILDTELNLGEKIVEELKGNNNIGWEFVDEKKAIEGVKGGAYYAGVVIPENFSENFSSILTDNIQTPKLKYYVNQKKNAIAPKITDKGVSVVQQQVNEAFLDTASKGIEGALKVAYEKIGEQEKTVADRMISTLNQANQTLEQYKTLGKSFDEGLNSTKVLIDTTKLVLPAGKSIAQNGEDISNDINGLIHATSQVFNSIVDTVENFLLSSEYLANDIINTWEDISNVNEKNIDIIKSQLDFISKRARKIIDINNDISRILTDINDKLPIRIKKVDEFIERLKTVNKGLNNVISTSENIETIINSGNEISDSLRASMSNQIDQAKKDIINTKDLYRDNIKPSIDYEAEKMYKTLVDFNILSKNASATISQLDKILDGIYKTLESAQKAIESTTKTIELSQKDINSLKNKIEDIKADEKLKELGKILENDPSVVGKFISAPVQIENIPFYEISNYGSAMTPFYTILSFWVGGVLLVSLLKTRVYEDDKIKNVKPYQAYIGRYFLFMTIGIIQAIIVCVGDLLILKVQCLNPILFILAGIVASIVFINIIYTLVVSFGDVGKAMCVFLLVIQVAGAGGTFPIEVTPDFFQKINPYLPFTYAINAMRETIAGIYENAYKLDIIKLLSFLPFSLILGLFLRKPLIKVNEFFEEKLEETHLM
- the rplC gene encoding 50S ribosomal protein L3; this encodes MKKGIIAKKIGMTQIFAENGILIPVTVLEAGPCVVTQKKTMENDGYEAIQVGFGEIKESKVNKPTKGHFEKACVAATKLLKEFKFENASEYELGALIKADIFEAGDKIDVSGVSKGKGFQGAIKRHNQHRGPMAHGSKYHRGVGSLSSATTPGKVKKGKKMPGHMGAENVTIQNLEVVRVDAEKNLILVKGAVPGNKGSILVIKESVKA